ATAAACCATCTTGGGTTGACGAGCAGGACTACCGCGCACTAGTTGACTATTGGTTTGATTCTAAAACGAAGGTTGCGCTATTTTCTTGCTCTATTATCTTTTACTGGTAATATACATATGATGGGGTATTTGGATATACCGAGTACAGTGTTTTAActgatttgtttgttttaatttgttggcAGGAATGTGTTCGTAGACATTAATGGATACGAACAAGAGAAGTCGTGCGTTTCAGAAGGATATAGCGAGGACAGGGCCTATAAGTTTTGCCCAAACTGCTGACAATATGGTAAGAAATGCATTATACAACAACTAGCCAAGTTTTAATGCTCTACTATTTTAATTGAACTTGTGACATATTGGTATCAATAAATTCtagttgtatttatttatttattttgttgttgaaagAACATGGTCGATTCGAATTCAtggaaattaaaatagattttgTCGGTGTGAGTTTAGCATTGAGGAAGGGCTTACATGGAGATGACAGTAATGGTGGCAATGCCCAACGTTGTCATAGGGTCCAAACTAAGCAATCCACAATTTCATTATTGCAATAATATAAACTTCTTGGTTTAGAAataatcaatattaaaaaatcacaacaaaatttcCGTACATATTGTTTGgttgaattaaaattattatgtgtGATGAATCTGAAGAGTTTGAAGAAACTAGTTTACTGATGGAAAGCATAGTGTTGGGGTAAGGAAGACTTGGattttttgcatgtttatgaCTGTTAATAGACATTTCTTGTGATGTTTCCTGTTTTTGATTAGtgatttcattaatatttatgtttgccACTTTGTTAGCAAGCGTTTGGTTTGGTATATAGCAATTggttgttctttaaatttgctTTCCTTTGTTACCTTGTTTGTGGAAAACTAAATAGGTTGAAAGTGGACATCTCCAATACAATAGGTTGTAGctgcgtttaaaacgtggctatagagtAACTGTAAAAATATTTAGGGGGTTgtagccgcgtttaaaacgtggctatagacaAATTCTAAAAATAGCTAGGGggttatagccgcgttttaaacgtggctataggtaaCAGATATAACCACATTTAAGAAACGTGGCTATAGTTGTGGCCTATATATAGCTGCATTTTAAATGCAGCGAAAATGTCTTCAAAGCTGTCAACAAGGGTGCTATGGCTGCACTTTTTCAAATGTTACCTCTTATGAAATGGctattttattaaatcaaaGGGCAAGAGTGTTGGTACCAAAAACCGCTTGATACAAAGCATTCACATGAAGAAAACAACTCGTCTTTTTGAATGTAATAAACTACATGTTTACGGaatttgttttacatttatattgcatGTTATGTTCCAAATTCCATTTGCTATGTTTGGTTGTCAATTGTCGTTTCATATCACCAACATAAATTTTCACTATTGTAATGAGATTGTTGAATATGATGTAGGCAAAAGAAAGCGGCCAAGCAGTGGAGCGTGCAGATGTTTTCATAAAAGCATACTGCACGAAAGATGGGACTCCTATTAGTGATGAAGTGCGACATAAGATTGTAAGCCCTATATCATaacctatttattttctaatttgtgCGTGAAATGTTTATAGCAAATAATATGTTATTTGGTTCTTGTATGAAAACAggataaaatgaaagaaattttaaaCAACAGGGGCAAACTAGAAGGAGACCGTCGCGATGGAATTCTCTAGGCAAATGATGATGCGTTCGGTCAAGTGATGGGCATAGAACGTTCTGGACGTGTCCGTGGGGTTGGTTTTGGACCAACCCCATCAGGAAGAAGTGGGTCGAACCTTCCATGTTTGCCTGGGCCGTCGTCCACTGAAATGGCCCAACGGATGACTGCATTGGAGGACCAACTTGCTGGCTCAGAGCAAAGGCATCAGGACCAAATAGCTTCATTGCATGCACAACATAAGGAGGAAATTGCCGAAGCACTGGCCAAAGCAAAGCGGGAGTCAGATGCACGACATGAGCAGCAACTGGCCGAAGCAATGCGCGAATCAGAAACACGGCATCAGCAGCAGCTGGCCAAAACAAAGCGGGAAATGGCCGAAGCAAAGAGGAAAATGGATGAAATAATAAGCTTCTTACAAAAGAGCGTGCCAGCCAGTTTAAGTTTAAGCAATTTGTCAGGTAATACGAACTTTGCCTTTAATTTAATGAAACTTGCGTGTTATTACAATGCATTGTTATGTGCTACTAATacaatgtatataatatattcagGATAGCGCTACATCATAGTGAGGACTCTTCATGGACTCTCTTCGTGTATAATTGTTTGGAAATTCGGAATATTGTAATATTGTAACTTCGTGGATAttcaaaatattgtaaacatgatTGTAATATTGTGTCAAATGCACTTTACACTTTTTCCCTCCATTTAGTTGCTGTATTGAATGACATATTCCATAAAGATTGATCATTTTCTTGTATTCTTTAGAGATATTGATTTGTGACAGGTTTGAGAAAAATCTTGCTtgatattttgttgaaattatgGGTTGTTATTTTTGTTGCAATCATCTGCCCAGAAGACTGTATTCTTTACAAGAAAACTCATCTGCCcagaaaaactaaataaaaaaagaaaaaaaaactatagccacgttttaaaaatgcggctatagacaAATTTCTAATAGGAATTCGGGGGCCTTAGGCCACattttaaacgcggcctaagaccagaaccttaggccgcgtttaaagCGCGGCCCAAGACCAAAAcgttaggccgcgttttaagcGCGACCCAAGACCAGAACCTTAGGCCATGGTTAAAACGCGGCTTAAAGAAGTGCAAGAGGGCATCACCATGGGAGGTATGGCCGCACTTCTTAAACGCGGCCTAATGTTTTGGCCTTGGGCCGCATTTTAAACATGGCCGAAGGTTGAACCTTAGGCCACGTTTAAAACACGGCCCAAGATTGCACCtttaggccgcgtttaaaacgcggcctaagactTCACCCTTAGGCCGTGTTTTAAATGGGGCTATAGGACCTAGGCTAGAGCCGCGGTTAAAAAGTGCGGCCATAGGACCATCAGTCCTATAGTCACAAGTTTTAGGCCACATTATAAACCGCGGCctaaaaaaacgtggctataggctatagccacgtttttttggcatatagccgcgttttaaaaacgcggcctgaggtccttttttttgtagtgatagctcaaaacattcaccttaactttagaattaaatcctcaaagttaggcatgtcccttactgttcactgttttaTTCCAGCAGCGTATGcctcatttttaaaatacaaatgggctgTTCACGCACATCCAATTGTCATGACATTTTACAGAACAACTCCCCTGTATGTCcagtatataccataaaaatttcggagtcaaaacataaacccatgatttattaaaaatcatacaaTACAACgtactcaaatctgtcctgacagaatttcatgcaatttggaaattaaaccattatttttatattgatgcAAATGCTGTGAGACCACTTCCATTACAACTATATGTGTCTTAGTTTCCATAGGAAATATCCTATCTTCCAAATTCactatatacaatttaatacataatttaccatgcatgaacacagaatctgtcacagtgacaTCTTTGCAACGTTTTATCGTAAATTCATAAACAATTATCAAACGGtggtattttcatatggggaTTTTTATGCACTCATTAGACATGTTACAAAACACTTACATATAGTCATTTAACCATTTAGAGCAAAAATACATACAACAAAAATCCCAGCAATAGCATCAAAATTACTCATCCTAACTTTTTCTTACTTCCTTAATCATATACAATCCTTAATAAGTAAAAACCCTAACCTAccttcaacaaatcaccaacacagcttcaaagcttcttaaaacagcatatatatatatgtagactTACATGAAAGGATTTCCCTTTCCTAGTGGCTGGACCAGAAAGTATGAGAggtagagagcttgagagagttaAAAGAAGCTTCCTTCTTGCTGCTGGACTCACAGGTGTGAAAGGGAGAAAATAATTGAGagcttttccttctttttgtgttGGACCCGTAGGAATGAAAGAGGGAGAGACTTCTTGATTGTTGTAGGTTCTTTGAAAGAGTCAAATATGAGATAAGATGGAGACTTATATTTCTTTTGGTGTGTGTAAACCCTTGGACTCAAGAGAAAGACTCAAGGGAGCTTCCTAGCACTTTccttgagagaaaaagagacaaAAGTGAAGTGAGAATTCAGATTTTGCATGGACCCGTGGGAAATGAGAGGTTCTTGGATGTTCTATTTGTTTGAGAAAGTCAAGGAAGGGGTGAGGTGGAGCTTGGTGATTGCATGTCCAAGTCTTGGTCTTTGGGTTTGTTCACACGCATGAAACTCTGGCTTTACATGTGTTGATTTTCAATTGATTGCATGTGGGTGGAATTTCCACTATAATATCTCATGCATCATACATAGTTAAAATAccaacaactatatatatatatatatatatctcataacttaaccacttaatatagttttgCACATATtgagtatatatttataatacaaatagtcatttcaattatttataatctttacaattctcattcaatggcattataaaataatatgcttattaaatactcttatattaattttaaaaagtaagtgactcaaaataataattaaccactTGAACACAAGTTAACTATAAAATTGGGTCGGGGTGTTacaaaaagtgtgtgaaaaatatgtgtaatgttgtttaaatactgaaataTGTTGTTTAAAATGCAATACCAAACACCCTCCATGTCTCTCTAATTCATTGCATGTCATGAGAAGAAGTCTCTCTTATGATTTTACCAATCATTCCACCTGAATTTCATGAGTGAATAGGGggtgaaaatagccaaataccatgttttggcaaaatttgtggcaaactaGCACTGTTTCGAAAATATGTAGGAATCTAAAACCTTTTTAGTACTCAAGTTTCATAAAATTGAGTTCTAAATAGTACTCGAGTTCAGCGAAATCAAGTTCCTAATGAGTTGCCAACGTGGCACTACTGACCAGGAATTCacgtaattaaaaaaataatgtgataCTCGATATTACTGAAATCGAGTTTCTTTATAGTACTTGAGCTTCATACAATCGAGTAcctcggttttttttttttccaacttttatttttatttttattttttttctgttgGAATGGCTTGAATAGTCAAACTTAGTGGCTTGACATTAGCCAACAAACCATTAAATGGCTTACATGCCCATGTCTGGAAGATGTATGATACTCAAGAAGTTTCATGCATGAAGAAATGTAAGAGCTTGCATTAAATGTTCTTCataaattgtcaaaaaatatGGCCAGGAACAACACCTGACATGCAAACCAAATTCatgcttattttcttttggttgaaATGGACGGCACTTTGGCCATAAATGCTTGCCATTTTCTTTGACTTGACAAGTTTCATGAAAgttggaaaaatagaaaaaaagaaaaaagaaaaataaggtaCTCAACTGTATGAAATTCAAGTACTATAAAGAAACTTGATATCAGTAATATCGAgtaccacattatttttttaattacacaaattccAGATCAGCAGTACTATGTTGGCGACTCACTAGAAACTCGAGTTTACTAAACTCGAATACTatttagaactcgattttgtgaaacgtgagtactaaaaaagtgataaattgctaaaaaaattttgaaacactgctaatttgtcacaaattttaCACGCACGGAGAACTTAATTAAAAGATCCTCTTGGCGTCACCAATCTCTGACACACAATAATCTGCATGTAGTTATAAATAGCCAAAAACATTTTGTGCAAGTTGCTCGGTTACTGAGTCCCGAGTCAAGTCTCTATCATTTAATCACATGCCCCACTTTctcaaataaagaagaaaaaaattgagaaatttttaaatttttaacagAAACCTGGCCCACCTAATTTATAACACAGTAAACCTGGCCCTTCCAACACGGCTCACATTTCCCTCTCTTGCgtactaaaaatgaaaataagccCTATATAACATCCAACAGcccaaacaaaaaccaaactGAACATCAAGACTGCTAGACTTCAAACCCACTTCTCTTTCTCAAACTCAAATGGTTCAATTGATCTATCTCTCTACCTTCATTTTCTCCTTCCTAACTCTTTCATCTGCCGATGACGCCGCAGTCATGGCCAAGCTCCTTGCCTCCTTTAGCACCGCCCCAAGCGGCTGGTCTAACAGCACAGACTACTGCAATTGGACAAACGTTGTCTGCGACCGAGGCCGTGTCACTGATATCGAATTAATTTCTCAGTCTCTCTCAGGCACTCTTCCCTCGGATCTCGGCACTCTCACCCAACTCGAGACTCTTTCTCTCCAAGAAAACTCTTTCTCTGGACCAATGCCCTCCTTTGCCAACCACACTTCTCTCCGATATCTCTACCTTGACAACAACAACTTCTCCTCCATTCCTTCAGGTTTCTTCCAAGGACTCACAAACTTACAGGTCTTATACTTGAGCGAAAACCATAATATTGCACCTTGGACCATCCCTACCGAGTTGACTCAGGCCACTAGTTTACTCAGATTCTATGCTAGCGATACAAACATTTTCGGGTCTTTACCAGATTTCTTTGGTTCCTTCCCGAATCTTACGGATCTCGGACTTGCTTATAACAATCTCAGTGGCACTTTACCTCAATCCTTAGGAGGATCCAGTATTCGAAAACTCAGGCTCGAAAGGCAGAAAAATGGCTTGTCGGGTACTATCGACGTGTTGTCGTCGATGACACAGTTGTCCCAAGTGTGGCTATTCGAGAACGAGTTCACTGGTCCAATCCCAGACTTGTCAAACTCTACAAGTTTGTTCGATCTTCAGCTCAGTGACAACCAGTTCACAGGCCTCATCCCAGACTCATTGATGTCAATTGCCACATTGAGAAACGTTTCCTTGGATAACAATGAGCTCCAAGGGCCTTACCCACAGTTCCCATCTAGCGTAACTAATCACACTCTTGGTACCAATAGCTTCTGTAGAAACACCCCAGGTCCTTGTGATGACCAAGTGACCACATTGCTTGAAATCGCTGCAGCATTTGGGTATCCAAGCAAGCTAGCCAAATCTTGGACAGGTAACAACGCCTGCGTTGGCTGGACTTCCATTATCTGCGATTCGCAGGATAATATTATCACTATCAATTTTGCTAAGCAGCAATTTGTTGGGACGATCTCTCCTGCCTTTGCAAAACTCACATCGTTGAGGAATTTGTTTCTGGGTGATAACAAATTGACGGGTTCCATTCCGGATGCTTTGACCAACATAACAAGACTACAGGTTCTTGATATCTCGAACAATAACCTTTCTGGGTTGATACCAAAATTTGGAGATTCTGTGAACCTAACTACGACCGGTAATCCTTTGATTGGGACGAATGGCACATCGCCTAGTGGGAATAAAGCTGGAATGGGGTCAAGTGGTGCTTCCGTCTTGCCTGGTATGATTGCTGGTATAGTTATTGCTGTGATCATATTTGTTGtggttgtgttatttatctcaATTAAATGTTATGTTAGTAGCAGGCATAGGAAGTTTGGAGGAGTGGTAAATCCTGAAAATGGAGGCACAACTAGTGTACCGAATATTGAAATTTCGATTGAAGTTCTAAAGCAGGTGACCAACAATTTCAATGAAGATAACATTCTGGGTAGGGGAGGTTTTGGAGTTGTCTACAAAGGAGAATACTATGATGGGACTAAAGTTGCCGTGAAAAGGATGGAATCTGCTGCAAGGGGTAGCAAAGGAATCAATGATTATCAGGCAGAGATTTCAGTCCTTACTAAAGTGAGGCATAttcatttggtttctcttttAGGATGCTGTATCAATGGCAACGAGAGGCTTTTGGTATATGAGTACATGCCACAAGGGACGTTAACACaacatttgtttgatttgggtgaGAATGGGTGTTCACCTCTTACTTGGAAGCAGAGGATTCAGATAGCGATGGATGTGGCACGAGGAGTGGAATACCTGCATACTTTAGCTCCccaaattttcattcatagaGATTTAAAGCCTTCCAACATACTTCTTGGGGATGATATGAGGGCCAAGGTTGCAGATTTTGGTTTGGTTAAAATTGCCCCTGATGGGAAGAATCCTGTATCGACGCGAGTAGCTGGGACTTTTGGTTATCTTGCACCAGAATATGGAGGTAACTAAAGCCTAAGATTTTATGTTCTTGTGTCCTAATTGAATTTGATAGAGTATAGTGATAAATTGTCGTTCAAAACTTGGACGATCTCCCAAAGTATTTGCACAATCAGGGATTCAGGGTAAATCATATTGCTGAGGTTGTATCAGTATAATGTTAGCCAAAGAcagattaaagaaaaaaaaaatccaaataggcATTCATATAgtagtaaaaaattataaatacacaaaatcgtTGTTTCCaaatatattaagatgcaatcattttccaacaaagacaaaaacaaaaacaaaaacaaaataatgtttttttcaATACTAGACTGGctaggaattttatttttatttttattttttaagttagaaCATTCACAGTGATggtgttaaaaattttaacttttagcacatcaaaaagctatcttatttattttaccatctcactttacaatacacataatagcaaatgttctatttttttttttatcattttatttaaaataatatatacaactcattaaaataataaaggaagagagagaatttgagttttttaattgaaggaaaatatataattttaataaaatattgtattttacttttaacaacttgctatagTCAACTAGTAttgtaattacaaaaaaatttagctttcgTTTCTCCAATAatacatgattttttggttctttggttgtaaaataaatttttttttgctaaaatacaatcaccattgtgaatgtttttatgtttttgttaagtttttgggttagaTAATTGCTATTTGGGTGAGACTAACTAGGCTTATCTAGGAGAAGAGAGCCTAAGGTTTAGAAAGGAGGCCcaactacaaaaattaaatatataataactaaaaaaacaaattggacTAGGGGAGCCCGGGCCCCCACCTGGGTTCGTCCCTGATGTCAGCCGAAGTTTCTGTGATACTTGAGTTAGTTAACTTTCTTATTTGTGTATAATAATAATGCCGTAGATATTCTCTCATTCTTGTCATTGACAAAGGAGCTAGTGTTATTAGTAATTTAGTACAACCTTcaataatttagtaatttagtGTTATTAGGAATGAATGGGCTACCACTGCGCACCATtgatgcgatggtcactccacaagtataagtacttgtggggtgtggggggtaagggctgggttcaagttttcaggaggaagtttcacacacatatacacttagattagactagagtagaaattctatcgtgtattaaaaaaaaaaaaaattatttcatttatggGCTGGAAGTCCACATCACTCCCCACTCTTTTATGTCATTAATGCATTGGACGCCATGCAAGTCTCTTTATTTCATTTCCCTAGTCTTAACaagtttataaatattattttcttcatccTACCTACCCAActtgatatttaatttcttgtaAATCTTACATTCTACCTTtagatttttgttataaactcagaatttaaataattagaaatatagataaagaaatattgaattttataattttttttaaagcatcaaTACACTTACTATACAATTTTCAAGGCATgttgttatatttttaacacttttatattttatttattttctcaatttattttgataGATTAAATtttcgggaaaaaaaaatcatgaaggaatttaaaaaatatggaaaaatattGAGAGCAACTAAGTAAATGAATctaagaatgaaaaataaattacaatttacatttacattttattttgtatgataattgcattattttacatatatattattcatatatattaatatttttatgattaattccattcatgtattttaatttttcccaacctctcaacttaaattttgactaTGCCACTATATACGTATAATCGACTTTGACTAATTTATTAAAGATCTATAAATGACTCTACGATTTGAGGCTAGGACTTGTtgttatttgttgttgttggtcaTATGTAATCTTTTCTCTTCATGTGCTTGTGTCATACCAAGTTTGTTGACACCAATGTTCaccatgaataattattttctaGTTAGATGTCACTAGTTGAACCATTACAAGTTAGTATGATGACTTCCTTTCCTTATCAACAGCTACCGGAAGAGTGACCACCAAAGCAGATGTATATGCATTTGGAGTGGTATTGATGCAACTGATTACCGGAAGAAAAGCAGTAGATGATACTCTGCCAGATGA
The genomic region above belongs to Quercus lobata isolate SW786 unplaced genomic scaffold, ValleyOak3.0 Primary Assembly Scq3eQI_175, whole genome shotgun sequence and contains:
- the LOC115973213 gene encoding receptor-like kinase TMK4 gives rise to the protein MAKLLASFSTAPSGWSNSTDYCNWTNVVCDRGRVTDIELISQSLSGTLPSDLGTLTQLETLSLQENSFSGPMPSFANHTSLRYLYLDNNNFSSIPSGFFQGLTNLQVLYLSENHNIAPWTIPTELTQATSLLRFYASDTNIFGSLPDFFGSFPNLTDLGLAYNNLSGTLPQSLGGSSIRKLRLERQKNGLSGTIDVLSSMTQLSQVWLFENEFTGPIPDLSNSTSLFDLQLSDNQFTGLIPDSLMSIATLRNVSLDNNELQGPYPQFPSSVTNHTLGTNSFCRNTPGPCDDQVTTLLEIAAAFGYPSKLAKSWTGNNACVGWTSIICDSQDNIITINFAKQQFVGTISPAFAKLTSLRNLFLGDNKLTGSIPDALTNITRLQVLDISNNNLSGLIPKFGDSVNLTTTGNPLIGTNGTSPSGNKAGMGSSGASVLPGMIAGIVIAVIIFVVVVLFISIKCYVSSRHRKFGGVVNPENGGTTSVPNIEISIEVLKQVTNNFNEDNILGRGGFGVVYKGEYYDGTKVAVKRMESAARGSKGINDYQAEISVLTKVRHIHLVSLLGCCINGNERLLVYEYMPQGTLTQHLFDLGENGCSPLTWKQRIQIAMDVARGVEYLHTLAPQIFIHRDLKPSNILLGDDMRAKVADFGLVKIAPDGKNPVSTRVAGTFGYLAPEYGATGRVTTKADVYAFGVVLMQLITGRKAVDDTLPDDNPHLVTWFCRILNNKESIAKAIDQTINPDEETMESIYRVAELAGHCTTPKPYQRPDIGYVVNILSPLIGQWKPTCHKLDHKFPTSHGVEDIYDFDQDISLPQDLRSWQTM